In Trifolium pratense cultivar HEN17-A07 linkage group LG7, ARS_RC_1.1, whole genome shotgun sequence, a genomic segment contains:
- the LOC123898372 gene encoding fasciclin-like arabinogalactan protein 3: MMGLRNSFVLCLALMLSFSSAIHCIDITKTLGQYPEFTTFNKYLTETKLVEQINSAKAVTILAVEDKDLAFLSGKPIDDIKTVIGTNVITEFYDEKKLLEAIGSQVELPTLSPASGLAAKIKVQLINEGEVTFSSAVPGSKPDTFLVRTVTTEAEVVSVLKVDKPIVTVDASTTSGVTGTPSVAETPKSSVADAPAPSASSRATFGFIVAVMAFASIFVSL, encoded by the coding sequence ATGATGGGTTTGAGAAACTCTTTTGTTCTATGCTTGGCACTTATGTTGTCTTTCTCTTCAGCCATTCATTGTATTGACATAACCAAAACTTTGGGACAATACCCAGAATTCACCACGTTTAACAAATACCTAACCGAAACCAAGTTGGTTGAACAAATTAACAGTGCTAAAGCCGTTACGATTCTTGCCGTTGAAGACAAGGACTTGGCTTTTCTCTCCGGTAAACCAATTGACGACATTAAAACCGTCATTGGGACCAACGTTATAACTGAATTTTACGACGAGAAAAAACTTTTGGAAGCCATTGGAAGCCAAGTAGAATTGCCTACACTTTCACCTGCTTCAGGTTTAGCTGCCAAAATCAAAGTCCAACTTATTAATGAGGGTGAAGTGACATTTAGTTCCGCTGTTCCTGGCTCAAAACCCGATACTTTTCTTGTTAGAACCGTTACAACTGAAGCCGAAGTTGTTTCGGTTCTTAAGGTTGATAAACCAATTGTTACGGTTGATGCTTCAACTACTTCTGGTGTAACAGGAACACCTTCTGTGGCTGAGACACCTAAGAGCAGTGTTGCTGATGCGCCTGCTCCTAGTGCCTCTTCTCGTGCCACATTCGGATTCATTGTTGCTGTTATGGCCTTTGCTTCCATTTTTGTCTCTTTGTAA
- the LOC123897788 gene encoding threonine--tRNA ligase, mitochondrial 1-like: MSDHAKEDNAESSQRVDDHHLILGAKQELFFCHEWSPGSWFFLPHGTRIYNKLVDFIRNEYKDRGYQEVISPNIYKKDLWDRAGNYTKEDMYVLEVDKQEYGLKPMNCEGHCLMFEHRVRSYRELPLRFADFGVFHRNVASDALSGLTHVRRLQQDDAHIFCMESQIKDEVIKSLNFIDYVYQIFGFTYELKLSTRPEGCLLDFETYEKAENALREALIEFGKPWQINGRGGASYGPKIDINVSDAFNRKFQCATLQLDFKLPENFKLEFSAEDEGKIERPVMIRRAILGSVEQMFAILLEHYKGKWPFWLSPRQAIVFPVSEKSQAYALQVRNRIHQAGYHVDADTADMNIQKKVQEAQLAQYNYILVVGEEEANTGQVSVYVRDKADHSIMSIENLLKHFRDEVAAFH, from the exons ATGTCTGATCACGCAAAGGAAGATAATGCAGAGAGTTCACAACGAGTTGATGATCATCACCTGATTCTCGGAGCGAAACAAGAGCTCTTTTTTTGTCACGAATGGAG CCCTGGAAGCTGGTTTTTTCTTCCACATGGTACTCGAATCTACAACAAACTCGTAGATTTCATTCGAAATGAATACAAAGATAGGGGCTATCAAGAG GTTATATCCCCGAATATTTACAAGAAGGATCTGTGGGATAGAGCGGGGAATTATACTAAGGAGGACATGTATGTCCTAGAg GTTGACAAACAAGAGTATGGATTGAAACCGATGAATTGCGAAGGGCACTGCTTGATGTTTGAGCACAGGGTTCGGTCGTACAGAG AACTTCCTCTCCGTTTTGCTGATTTTGGGGTTTTCCATCGGAATGTGGCCAGTGATGCCCTGAGTGGATTAACACATGTTAGGAGACTTCAGCAG GACGATGCACATATTTTCTGCATGGAGTCCCAG ATAAAAGATGAAGTCATAAAAAGCTTGAACTTCATAGATTATGTCTATCAAATATTTGGTTTCACATACGAACTGAAACTTTCAACG AGGCCAGAGGGATGCCTTCTAGATTTTGAAACATATGAGAAGGCTGAAAATGCTCTAAGGGAAGCTTTGATTGAGTTTGGCAAGCCATGGCAG ATAAATGGAAGGGGCGGCGCATCCTATGGACCAAAGATAGACATCAATGTATCTGATGCATTCAATAGGAAATTCCAGTGTGCAACTCTACAG CTGGACTTCAAGCTTCCTGAAAATTTTAAGTTGGAATTTTCGGCTGAGGACGAAGGCAAAATTGAGAGGCCTGTTATGATACGCAGAGCTATTCTAGGATCTGTCGAACAGATGTTTGCCATACTTTTGGAGCACTACAAGGGTAAATGGCCCTTCTGGCTTAGTCCTCGTCAAGCAATTGTGTTCCCCGTGTCCGAGAAATCACAAGCTTATGCACTGCAG GTACGTAATCGGATCCATCAAGCAGGGTATCACGTAGATGCTGATACAGCTGATATGAATATTCAGAAGAAG GTACAAGAAGCTCAGTTAGCACAGTACAACTACATCTTGGTTGTTGGAGAAGAGGAAGCTAATACCGGACAG GTGAGTGTATATGTAAGGGATAAGGCAGACCATAGCATTATGAGTATTGAGAACCTGCTAAAACACTTCAGAGACGAAGTTGCGGCTTTCCACTga